One part of the Deltaproteobacteria bacterium HGW-Deltaproteobacteria-4 genome encodes these proteins:
- a CDS encoding metal-dependent hydrolase, which yields MHTKLKYFSGYSSQLTGQVTQLIAEGRLADVLLKKYPTPHTIRTDKALYDFTVTRKNEFLRNTPPLSKVSYDGKIEGLHQALGVHYFVSRVQGAKLKAKHEIRIAPAFKVAPREFLQMIVVHELAHLKEKEHNKAFYQLCEHMEPAYGQLEFDTRLFLTHLELFGPLYPASTPNS from the coding sequence ATGCACACGAAGCTAAAATATTTTTCCGGCTATTCTTCGCAGTTGACCGGCCAGGTGACGCAACTGATCGCAGAAGGACGTCTGGCCGATGTGCTGCTCAAAAAATATCCGACGCCGCACACCATTCGCACCGACAAGGCCCTCTACGATTTTACTGTCACGCGCAAGAATGAGTTTCTGCGCAACACGCCACCGCTGAGCAAGGTCAGCTACGACGGAAAAATCGAAGGCCTCCACCAGGCCCTTGGCGTGCATTACTTTGTCTCCCGGGTGCAGGGCGCCAAACTCAAGGCCAAACATGAAATCAGAATCGCCCCGGCCTTCAAGGTCGCGCCCCGCGAATTTCTGCAGATGATCGTGGTGCATGAACTGGCGCACCTTAAAGAGAAGGAGCACAACAAGGCTTTTTATCAGCTCTGCGAACATATGGAACCGGCCTATGGGCAGCTCGAATTCGATACCCGCCTCTTTCTTACCCATCTCGAACTCTTCGGCCCCCTTTACCCGGCGTCAACTCCAAACTCCTGA
- a CDS encoding NADP-dependent glyceraldehyde-3-phosphate dehydrogenase, translating into MTKLTTGQGIFPHNMEAIPAEYRQERFEQRHYLINGELRLWNGPFQEVSSPICFSGADGPQQVAIGAFPLLGETESLAALAAAVAAYDHGRGLWPTMTVAERIDRVQRFTLRMRGERETIVRLMMWEIGKTLSDAQKEFDRTVTYIDDTIDALKDLDRISSRFTIVDGILGQIRRAPLGVTLCLGPFNYPLNETFTTLIPALIMGNTVIFKPPRHGVLLFGPLLPAFRDSFPPGVVNAIFGAGRTIIPPLMSSGRVDAFAFIGTSGAADTLQKIHPRPHRLRLVLGLEAKNPAIVLADADLELAVRECVSGALSFNGQRCTALKILFVQRAVAADFVDRLAAAVADLRCNLPWEEGAAITPLPEEGKAGALTALIADAIVRGAVVVNPGGGTVYGTLFTPAVLYPVAAGMRLYTEEQFGPIVPVVPFDDVEEVVHYITESNYGQQVSLFGRDPVELATLIDPLVNQVCRVNINSQCQRGPDVFPFTGRKDSAVATLSVSDALRAFSIRTLVAARDVKENREIIREIVQERHSKFLSTDFIL; encoded by the coding sequence ATGACGAAGTTAACAACCGGACAGGGGATCTTTCCGCATAATATGGAAGCAATCCCTGCAGAATATCGACAGGAACGTTTTGAGCAGCGGCATTATTTGATTAACGGCGAACTCCGGCTCTGGAATGGCCCCTTTCAGGAAGTTTCATCTCCCATCTGTTTTTCCGGCGCCGACGGACCTCAGCAGGTGGCGATCGGCGCTTTTCCGCTCCTCGGAGAAACAGAGTCGTTGGCGGCCCTTGCCGCAGCGGTGGCGGCTTACGATCACGGCCGCGGTTTGTGGCCGACCATGACTGTGGCCGAGCGGATCGACCGGGTACAGCGCTTCACCCTGCGCATGCGGGGCGAGCGGGAGACCATCGTCCGGCTGATGATGTGGGAGATCGGCAAGACCCTGAGCGATGCGCAGAAGGAGTTTGACCGCACCGTTACCTACATTGACGATACCATCGATGCGCTCAAGGATCTCGACCGGATTTCCTCGCGCTTTACCATTGTTGACGGGATCCTCGGGCAGATCCGCCGCGCCCCCTTAGGTGTCACCCTCTGCCTTGGTCCCTTCAACTACCCCCTCAACGAGACCTTCACCACCCTGATTCCGGCCCTGATCATGGGGAATACCGTTATCTTCAAGCCTCCCCGTCACGGCGTCCTCCTCTTTGGCCCGCTCCTCCCGGCTTTTCGCGATTCTTTCCCCCCTGGCGTCGTCAATGCCATCTTCGGTGCCGGTCGCACGATCATTCCACCGCTCATGTCTTCGGGCCGGGTCGATGCCTTTGCCTTTATCGGCACCAGTGGTGCCGCTGACACCCTGCAGAAGATCCACCCCCGGCCGCATCGACTGCGGCTGGTCCTGGGGTTGGAGGCGAAGAACCCCGCCATCGTCCTTGCCGATGCTGATCTCGAGCTGGCGGTGCGGGAGTGCGTGAGCGGCGCTCTCTCCTTCAACGGGCAGCGTTGTACCGCCCTCAAGATCCTCTTTGTGCAGCGCGCTGTGGCTGCCGATTTTGTCGACCGTCTCGCGGCTGCGGTCGCGGACCTTCGTTGTAATCTGCCATGGGAAGAGGGCGCAGCAATTACTCCGCTCCCCGAAGAGGGAAAGGCCGGGGCTCTGACGGCACTGATTGCCGATGCCATTGTCCGCGGTGCCGTGGTGGTCAACCCAGGAGGGGGGACCGTATATGGCACCCTCTTTACCCCGGCGGTCCTTTATCCCGTCGCTGCCGGGATGCGCCTTTACACCGAAGAGCAGTTCGGGCCAATCGTTCCGGTCGTCCCCTTTGATGATGTGGAAGAGGTCGTGCACTACATCACCGAGTCGAATTACGGCCAGCAGGTCAGTCTCTTTGGCCGTGACCCGGTAGAGCTGGCGACTCTCATCGATCCCCTGGTCAACCAGGTCTGCCGGGTCAATATCAACAGCCAGTGCCAGCGCGGTCCCGATGTCTTCCCCTTCACCGGGCGCAAGGATTCAGCGGTCGCGACCTTGTCAGTCTCCGACGCCCTGCGCGCCTTTTCCATCCGCACGCTGGTAGCGGCTCGCGACGTCAAGGAGAATCGCGAGATTATCCGCGAGATCGTTCAGGAACGGCACAGCAAGTTCCTTTCGACGGACTTTATTCTTTAG
- a CDS encoding hybrid sensor histidine kinase/response regulator: MLTNNLTAPLILIVEDDDQHAELIQRSFAADPEEYRLERVCTLASAKQAITRLTPGLILTDYRLPDGEGSELVTVSAGQWPVIIMTSQGNEELAVAVMKCGAQNYLVKSPESFAVLSHVIARDMKSWALIQERKRAEEAVRQGKREWERTFDALPDLIAIMDTEWTISRSNKAMAARCGLSVEEMIGRKCYELVHGLDAPPACCPGFELLESGAMHSIDIEEKGLGGSFDVTVSPLTNEDGRITSFVHIMRDITERKAAQEEKLALERQFQQAQKMESLGVLAGGIAHDFNNILAVILGNCSLVKQRPEMAVELVPEIEIAAERATDLCRQMLVYRGKTQFIPVPVKMTDLVGEMCKLLRPTIPHQVEILQNLENDLPSIHGDASQLRQIVMNLMINAAEALGENHGEISVALTRVELGRGRGEVDYLSKAISAGDYLCLKIADNGCGMDDVTSKRLFEPFYTTKFTGRGLGMPAVLGIITTHKGALQFSSQPGQGSSFLIYLPLHSPDFVGVAPMEVTAAKQEGGTILLVEDERQLREIAKALIEELGYTVIVAANGKEALELYQAGAREITLVVTDIDMPVMNGYELCKALKKINNALPIILSSGFGDQYDTTQITAETISGFLSKPYSFEQLGKALKGARVTDEGKDM; this comes from the coding sequence ATGCTGACAAACAACTTGACAGCCCCGTTGATTCTGATCGTTGAAGACGACGACCAGCACGCTGAGTTGATACAACGCTCTTTTGCGGCTGATCCTGAAGAGTATCGACTGGAAAGGGTCTGTACCCTCGCCAGCGCGAAACAGGCAATAACGAGACTCACTCCCGGCCTCATCCTGACGGACTATCGCCTTCCGGATGGCGAGGGGAGCGAATTAGTCACCGTAAGCGCGGGACAATGGCCGGTTATCATCATGACTTCGCAAGGGAATGAAGAGCTGGCGGTTGCAGTGATGAAGTGCGGTGCGCAGAATTACCTTGTCAAATCCCCGGAATCTTTTGCGGTCTTGTCCCACGTTATTGCGCGCGACATGAAATCCTGGGCACTGATACAGGAAAGGAAGCGAGCCGAGGAGGCCGTACGTCAAGGGAAGAGGGAGTGGGAACGAACGTTTGATGCGCTTCCCGACCTGATCGCTATTATGGATACCGAGTGGACCATTTCCCGCAGCAACAAAGCCATGGCGGCGCGGTGCGGTTTAAGTGTCGAAGAGATGATCGGCCGAAAGTGTTATGAGCTTGTCCATGGGCTTGATGCGCCACCTGCCTGTTGTCCCGGCTTCGAGTTGCTGGAGAGCGGAGCCATGCACTCGATCGACATCGAAGAAAAAGGGCTCGGCGGCAGCTTCGACGTCACCGTATCACCTCTGACCAATGAAGACGGCCGGATAACCTCATTTGTCCATATCATGCGCGACATTACCGAACGCAAAGCCGCCCAGGAAGAGAAGCTCGCTCTGGAACGGCAATTCCAGCAGGCCCAGAAGATGGAGAGCCTTGGCGTCCTGGCGGGCGGCATCGCCCATGATTTCAACAACATTTTGGCAGTTATCCTTGGCAATTGCTCTCTGGTCAAGCAGAGGCCGGAGATGGCGGTTGAACTGGTCCCCGAGATAGAGATCGCCGCCGAACGAGCGACGGATCTCTGCCGACAAATGCTGGTTTACAGGGGAAAAACACAATTTATTCCGGTCCCGGTCAAAATGACGGATCTCGTCGGCGAGATGTGCAAACTATTGCGGCCGACCATCCCGCATCAGGTCGAGATCCTACAGAATCTTGAGAACGATCTCCCGTCGATCCATGGCGATGCCAGTCAGCTCCGGCAAATTGTCATGAATCTGATGATCAATGCCGCGGAAGCTCTCGGCGAGAACCACGGAGAAATCTCTGTGGCACTGACCAGGGTTGAACTCGGTCGAGGAAGAGGCGAAGTTGATTATCTCAGCAAGGCCATAAGTGCCGGCGACTATCTTTGCCTGAAAATCGCTGACAACGGTTGCGGGATGGACGATGTAACCAGCAAAAGGCTTTTCGAGCCGTTCTACACGACAAAGTTCACCGGTCGCGGTTTGGGGATGCCGGCGGTGCTCGGCATTATCACCACACATAAAGGGGCATTACAGTTCAGCAGCCAGCCGGGGCAAGGGAGTTCTTTCCTGATTTATCTGCCGCTCCATAGCCCTGACTTTGTCGGGGTAGCGCCCATGGAGGTCACCGCAGCAAAACAGGAAGGCGGTACCATATTGCTGGTTGAGGATGAAAGACAGCTGCGGGAGATTGCCAAGGCATTAATCGAAGAATTAGGGTACACGGTTATTGTCGCAGCCAATGGCAAAGAGGCCCTGGAGCTGTATCAGGCAGGCGCAAGAGAGATCACGCTGGTGGTGACAGACATCGACATGCCGGTCATGAATGGTTACGAACTCTGCAAGGCCCTGAAAAAGATCAACAACGCCCTGCCGATCATCCTCTCCAGCGGCTTTGGCGATCAGTACGACACAACGCAGATAACCGCTGAAACGATCTCGGGATTTCTGAGTAAACCTTATAGTTTTGAGCAGTTAGGAAAGGCATTGAAGGGTGCACGAGTAACAGATGAGGGGAAAGACATGTAG
- a CDS encoding ATP-dependent RNA helicase produces MTDEEILPTFAELNLAPAINRVIDEVGYEAPSPIQAQSIPPLLAGRDVLGQAQTGTGKTAAFAFPLLSRLDPALKAPQILVLTPTRELALQVAEAMQTYARYLPGFQVLPVYGGQNMEQQLRQLARGVQAVVGTPGRIQDHLRRGTLKLDRLRAVVVDEADEMLRMGFIEDVEDILSHAPPERQTALFSATMPNEVLRIARRHLRDPVEIRIRTKTSTVETIEQRFWQVKGLHKLDALTRILEAEEIEAMIVFVRTKVATVELAEKLEARGFSCAPLNGDMSQVLREKTIERLKGGSLDIVVATDVAARGLDVKRISHVVNYDIPNDTEAYVHRIGRTGRAGKEGKAILFVAPREMRMLNLIEQATRQPIKAMNLPTRKDIANRRVNLFKEQISTTLESEDLEFFEEMIDSFQSEYDVGHRRIAAALAYLVQKERPLQPEEGFVEPPSAPERIIDNRPPRPSREGDSQLLRYRIEVGRSHGVEPRHIVGAITNESQLTSKEIGAIKIYHDFCLVDLPRDLPSETFKHLQGVWVCGQQLQLRVDQGAGGADERPMHRRTPGKGGERRPFKPGSKKSTHTRRGPQ; encoded by the coding sequence GTTGGCCGGACGTGATGTCCTTGGCCAGGCACAAACCGGTACCGGCAAGACCGCCGCTTTTGCCTTCCCTCTTCTCAGCCGCCTTGATCCGGCTCTGAAGGCACCGCAGATTCTTGTTCTCACCCCGACCCGGGAGCTTGCCCTGCAGGTCGCGGAAGCGATGCAGACCTATGCCCGTTATCTCCCCGGCTTTCAGGTGCTGCCGGTTTATGGCGGTCAGAATATGGAACAGCAGCTCCGCCAGTTGGCGCGTGGGGTGCAGGCAGTGGTCGGTACGCCGGGACGGATTCAGGACCACCTGCGCCGCGGCACCTTGAAGCTCGACCGGCTGCGCGCTGTGGTCGTCGACGAAGCCGACGAGATGCTGCGCATGGGCTTTATTGAGGATGTCGAAGATATCCTCAGCCATGCCCCGCCCGAGCGCCAGACCGCCCTCTTCTCAGCGACGATGCCGAATGAGGTGCTACGGATTGCCCGCCGGCACCTGCGCGATCCGGTGGAGATTCGCATCCGCACCAAGACCTCAACGGTCGAGACCATCGAGCAGCGCTTCTGGCAGGTCAAGGGGCTGCACAAGCTTGATGCCCTGACCCGGATTCTCGAAGCCGAAGAGATCGAAGCGATGATCGTCTTTGTCCGCACCAAGGTCGCCACCGTCGAACTTGCCGAAAAGCTCGAAGCACGCGGTTTCTCCTGCGCGCCTTTGAACGGCGACATGTCGCAGGTGCTGCGCGAAAAGACCATCGAACGCCTCAAGGGCGGCTCCCTCGATATCGTTGTTGCCACTGACGTTGCCGCCCGCGGTCTTGATGTCAAGCGGATCAGCCACGTCGTCAATTACGACATCCCCAATGACACCGAAGCTTATGTCCACCGCATCGGCCGCACCGGCCGTGCCGGTAAGGAGGGTAAAGCGATCCTCTTTGTTGCCCCTCGGGAAATGCGTATGCTCAATTTGATCGAGCAGGCTACCCGCCAGCCGATCAAGGCGATGAATCTGCCGACGCGCAAAGATATCGCCAACCGCCGGGTTAACCTTTTTAAAGAGCAAATCTCTACCACCCTGGAATCCGAGGATCTCGAATTCTTCGAAGAGATGATCGATTCCTTCCAGTCCGAGTACGATGTCGGCCATCGCCGCATTGCCGCGGCCCTTGCATATCTGGTGCAGAAAGAGCGGCCACTGCAGCCGGAGGAAGGGTTCGTCGAACCGCCGTCCGCACCGGAGCGGATTATCGATAACCGCCCGCCTCGACCGTCCCGCGAAGGGGATTCGCAGCTGCTCCGTTACCGCATTGAAGTCGGCCGCAGTCACGGCGTCGAGCCCCGCCACATAGTCGGAGCGATCACCAACGAATCGCAACTGACCAGTAAGGAGATCGGCGCCATCAAGATCTACCACGATTTTTGTCTGGTCGATCTCCCCCGCGATCTCCCCTCCGAGACCTTCAAGCATTTACAGGGGGTCTGGGTCTGCGGTCAGCAGCTGCAGTTGCGGGTTGACCAGGGGGCAGGGGGGGCGGATGAGCGCCCGATGCACCGGCGCACCCCCGGAAAAGGGGGCGAAAGACGTCCCTTCAAACCGGGATCGAAGAAGTCAACCCACACCCGGCGCGGCCCGCAGTAG
- a CDS encoding RNA pseudouridine synthase, whose protein sequence is MSILYEDKEIIVVVKPAGLLTIGTERDKTRTAHYLLNDYVRKGDPKSRNRVFVVHRLDQDTSGLLLFAKSEAAKIFLQENWERTDKHYLAIVHGRLTPKEGTISSCLAENSAQRVYSTPDPAKGKLAHTEYKVLQESRKGFSLVEIHLLTGRKHQIRVHFSEKGHAVVGDRKYGQDDSVSNRLALHACSLAFTHPFTGRFMTFDTGMPEDFVRLMAKL, encoded by the coding sequence ATGAGCATCCTTTATGAGGACAAGGAGATCATCGTGGTGGTCAAGCCGGCCGGACTGTTGACCATCGGCACCGAGCGGGACAAGACGCGCACCGCCCACTATCTTCTCAACGATTACGTGCGTAAAGGCGATCCGAAATCGCGCAACCGGGTCTTTGTTGTCCATCGTCTCGATCAAGATACCTCCGGACTGCTCCTCTTTGCCAAGAGTGAAGCCGCCAAGATCTTTCTGCAGGAGAATTGGGAAAGGACGGATAAGCATTACCTGGCCATTGTCCATGGCCGCCTGACGCCAAAGGAAGGGACAATCTCCTCCTGTCTGGCCGAGAATTCTGCCCAGCGGGTCTACTCGACTCCGGATCCTGCCAAGGGGAAGCTCGCCCATACTGAATACAAGGTACTGCAGGAGAGCAGAAAAGGCTTCAGTCTGGTGGAGATTCATCTTCTCACCGGCCGCAAGCACCAGATTCGTGTCCATTTTTCCGAAAAAGGCCATGCTGTTGTCGGCGATCGGAAGTACGGCCAAGATGATTCGGTTTCGAACCGCCTTGCCCTTCATGCCTGTTCCCTGGCCTTCACGCATCCTTTCACCGGTCGGTTCATGACCTTTGACACCGGAATGCCGGAGGATTTTGTTCGGCTCATGGCTAAGTTGTAA